GGCGTGCCCCTGCCGGCGGCGCGTCGTCCTGGGAGCGGTCGGGCGCCGGGGCGCGGCCGGGGCGTCCTCCGCCAGCGGCGGGACCCGCCCCGCCCGTGGGCGTGGACTCCGCGGCACGGGGCTCCGCGGCCGGCCGCCCGCCGCGGGGCCGCTCCACCGGCTCGCCCGCGGGACCGGCGCCGCCCGACGGCGCGTCCACCACGGCGTCGGCGCGCAGCTGCTTCGGACCGGTGTGACCCTGCACGGCTGCCGGGTCCATGCCGATCCGGCGCTCGAGCCGGTCCAGCCGGGCGTGCACGCCGCGGTGGTCGACGTCGGCACCCGGCAGTAGCACCCGGGCGCACATCAGCTCCAGGTACAGCCGGGGGGCGGTGGTGCCGCGCATCTCGGTCAACCCGGCGGCGATCACCTCCGCGGCCCTGGCCAGCTCACCGGGACCGAGCCCGGCGGCCTGGGACTGCAGCCGCTCGGCCTGGTCACCGGAGGCCTCGACCAGCCCGGAGCTGACCGCGTCCGGGACGGCGTTGACGATGACCAGGTCGCGCAGCCGGCGGAGCAGGTCCTCGGCGAAGCGACGGGGGTCCTGACCGACCTCGATCACCTTGTCGACCGCGGCGAAGACGCTGGCCCCGTCGCCGGCGGCGAAGGCGTCGACCATCTCGTCCAGCAGGGAGTCCGGGGTGTAGCCCAGCAGGGCGGCGGCGTGGGCGTAGCTGACGCCGTCGGCCGAGGCACCACCGAGCAGCTGGTCCAGCACGGACAGGGAGTCACGCACCGAGCCGCCGCCGGCCCGCACCACCAGGGGCAGCACCGCCGGCTCCACCGGGATCCCCTCGGCCTCGCAGAGCTCGGCCAGGTAGGCGCCCAGGACCTTCGGCGGCACCAGCCGGAAGGGGTAGTGGTGGGTGCGGGAGCGGATCGTCCCGATGACCTTCTCGGGCTCGGTGGTGGCGAAGACGAACTTCACGTGCGGCGGCGGCTCCTCGACCAGCTTCAGCAGCGCGTTGAACCCCGCCGTCGTGACCATGTGGGCCTCGTCGACGATGTAGACCTTGTAGCGGCTGTTGACGGGGGCGTAGAAGGCGCGCTCGCGCAGGTCGCGGGCGTCCTCGACCCCGCCGTGGCTGGCGGCGTCGATCTCGATCACGTCCAGGCTGCCCGGCCCGCCGCGGGCCAGGTCGCGGCAGGACTGGCACCGTCCGCACGGCGTGTCGGTGGGGCCCTGCTCGCAGTTGAGGGCGCGGGCCAGGATGCGGGCCGAGGTCGTCTTGCCGCAGCCGCGGGGGCCGGAGAACAGGTAGGCGTGGTTGACCCGGTTGTTGACCAGGGCCCGCATCAGCGGCTCGGTGACGTGCTCCTGGCCGATCACCTGGGCGAAGCTGTCGGGGCGGTAGCGGCGGTAGAGGGCCAGCGGCGCCGCGGGGACGTCCTGGGGACCCCCGCCCACACCGGGAGCGGGACCCGAGCCGGCGTCGATCAGGGCGTCATCCACGTCGGCCACCCTAGACCGCGCCCCTGACAGTCGCCATGCTGGCGGGAGCCGACCGAGGAGGGCTCGTGACCGACCACCAGCTGGACCGTTTCCTGCAGGCCCAGGAGGCCGGCGGGACCTACGACCAGGCCCTGCGGGAGCTGCGACGGGGTCGCAAGACCAGCCACTGGATGTGGTTCGTGTTCCCCCAGCTCACGGGCCTGGGCCGCAGCGCGACCGCCCAGCACTACGCCCTCGCCTCCCTGGACGAGGCACGCGCCTACCTGGACCACCCGGTGCTCGGGGCGCGGCTGCGGGAGTGCTGCCAGGCCCTGCTCGCGCTGGATGGGGACGACCCCGCGGCGGTGCTGGGCGGCGTGGACGCCCTCAAGCTCCGCTCCTCGGTGACGTTGTTCTCCCGCGCCGCCGAGGACGAACCGCTGTTCACCGAGGTGCTCGACCGCTTCTACGCAGGAGCACCGGACCCGCTCACCGTGGAGCTGCTGGACCGCTGAGGGCCCGGGACGCGAAGGGGCCCCCCGCGCACCCGGAAGAGCTCATTTACCCTTGCTGCCTTCCGACCCTGGGGGAGTTGGGCGAGATACCGCCGCGCGGGGGACCGACCCACACTCTACCCGCTGCCGGCGCCTGGGGCACCTCGACGACCGCCACCGGGCCCCGCTACGACGCAAGCCGACCCCCGACCTGGTGTGGTCGGGGGTCGGCTGCGTGCAGGGCCCTCAGCGTGTGCACCTCTGCTGCGTGGTCGCAGCGGATCTGCACACCGGGCGGTGCGGGGTCGGGGCTCAGCCCTCGGTCCCCTCCTCGTGCTCCTCGCCCTCGTGCTCGGAGTGCTCCTCGCCCTCCTCGTGGGCGTGGTCGTGCTCCTCGGCCGGTGCGCCGACGCCGGTGATCTCGTTCGGCACCTGCGGCAGGGCCACGGTGTCGACGACCTCTCTGCGCGGCAGGTAGATCACGTGCACCTCCGAGGTCTCGGGCTCGGTGACCCAGGCGGTGGAGCCCTCGACGGTCAGGGTCGGCCGCGGCTGCTGCCAGTCCACCGGCTCGCGCCAGGGCTCGGTGACCTCGATCGACTGGGTGATCTCACCGGAGTCGGGGTCGATCACGTGCAGGTTCCCGTCGTTGCCGAGCACCAGGGCCTCCCCCTCAGGACCGCGTCCCAGCGAGCGGAAGGAGTAGCTGGCGGGCAGGTCGACGACCTGGATCTCGCCGGCCTCGGTGTCGACCAGGCTGATCCTGGTCGGCTCCTCGAGCTCGGCGTCGGGGTCGGTCTTGTAGTCACCCAGCACGACGTCGGAGTGCTCGGACCCGGCCTGGTTGCCGATCCGGGCGTAGTCCTCGGCGGCGTCGATCTTGGTGAAGGCGCCGTCCTTCCAGACCAGGACGCCGTCGGTGCACCCGACGACCACGGCGCCGTTGCCGGCGGTGGCCTCACCGTGCAGGTTCGGGCACTCCTCGCTGCGGGCCACCTCGTTGCCCTCGGCGTCCACCACCGCGGCGCCGATCCGCTCCTCCTCGGTGCCGAGGCTGACCAGCAGGGCCTCGTCCTCGAGCGGGACGGCGACACCGTGGTGGGCCTCCGGGGCGGTCCAGGTCGGCTCGGCGGGGACCGTGGTGATGTCCTCGGGCTCCATCACCGCCACCGTGCCGGCGCCGTCGCTGAACAGCGCGACCTTGCCCTCGTGGCGGACGACGTGCCCGGGCTTCGGAGCGGGGTGCGTGATGTCGGTCATCACCGCACCGGTGTCGTAGTAGTGGTAGTGGTCACCGTGACCCTCGGCCTCGACCCCGGTGTCGAGCACCCGGAAGCCCTCGGACGTCGAGACGAGCACGTGTCGCTGGTCGCCGGCGGGGTTGATCCGCAGGAAACCCTCCATCGGGAAGTCGGCGAGGGGCTCCAGGGTGTCCTGGTCCAGCACCATCACGCCGCCGTCGTAGGTCACGGTCAGGCGCGGCGCGGTCACCTCGACGCGCGAGGGCTCGGGCGTCGGCTGCTCGGCAGCCACCTCGCCCTCGGAACCGCAGGCGGCCAGACCCAGCAGCCCGAAGGCACCGAGAGCGGCTGCGGCGACGCGCAACCGGGGACGGGGGTGTGTCATCAGCATCTCCTAGCGAGAATGATTATCGGCATGAGAACCATACTCAAGAAGGACCGTCGGCGCACGTCGTCATGCTGGAGTGCTCACAGACCGGGTGTCGGTGGCTCCGAACCCAGCCCCGACGCCTGAGCCCGCCTCCGCGACATGCTCGGCCCACCGGCCGCCACGTCCGGCGTGCCGCACCGATCCGCCTCAGGTGCCGGCCGGTCAGCGGTGTCGGCAGCCTGGTCGCCGCCGACCCCGGTGATGAGCCGCCGGTTCGACGCGCACCCCACCCCGGTCAGACGCCCTCACGGTGGAGGACCCTCACCGTCAGGTCTCAGCGCCAGCCGAGCTCGGGCGCCAGGTGGGTCAGCACGCTCTCGATCACGTGCGCGTTGTAGTCGACGCCCAGCTGGTTGGGCACGGTGAGCAGCAGGGTGTCCGCCGCGGCGATCGCCTCGTCCTCGGCCAGATCCGCCACGAGCGCGTCCGGTTCACCGGCGTAGGTCCGGCCGAACCGGGCGTCACCCCCGTCGAGGCGGCCGACCTGGTCGGTGCTGTGCCGCTCTCGCCAGAACAGCTGCCGGTCCAGGTCGCTGACG
The sequence above is a segment of the Auraticoccus monumenti genome. Coding sequences within it:
- a CDS encoding DUF1810 domain-containing protein yields the protein MTDHQLDRFLQAQEAGGTYDQALRELRRGRKTSHWMWFVFPQLTGLGRSATAQHYALASLDEARAYLDHPVLGARLRECCQALLALDGDDPAAVLGGVDALKLRSSVTLFSRAAEDEPLFTEVLDRFYAGAPDPLTVELLDR
- the aztD gene encoding zinc metallochaperone AztD — its product is MTHPRPRLRVAAAALGAFGLLGLAACGSEGEVAAEQPTPEPSRVEVTAPRLTVTYDGGVMVLDQDTLEPLADFPMEGFLRINPAGDQRHVLVSTSEGFRVLDTGVEAEGHGDHYHYYDTGAVMTDITHPAPKPGHVVRHEGKVALFSDGAGTVAVMEPEDITTVPAEPTWTAPEAHHGVAVPLEDEALLVSLGTEEERIGAAVVDAEGNEVARSEECPNLHGEATAGNGAVVVGCTDGVLVWKDGAFTKIDAAEDYARIGNQAGSEHSDVVLGDYKTDPDAELEEPTRISLVDTEAGEIQVVDLPASYSFRSLGRGPEGEALVLGNDGNLHVIDPDSGEITQSIEVTEPWREPVDWQQPRPTLTVEGSTAWVTEPETSEVHVIYLPRREVVDTVALPQVPNEITGVGAPAEEHDHAHEEGEEHSEHEGEEHEEGTEG
- a CDS encoding DNA polymerase III subunit gamma and tau, with translation MIDAGSGPAPGVGGGPQDVPAAPLALYRRYRPDSFAQVIGQEHVTEPLMRALVNNRVNHAYLFSGPRGCGKTTSARILARALNCEQGPTDTPCGRCQSCRDLARGGPGSLDVIEIDAASHGGVEDARDLRERAFYAPVNSRYKVYIVDEAHMVTTAGFNALLKLVEEPPPHVKFVFATTEPEKVIGTIRSRTHHYPFRLVPPKVLGAYLAELCEAEGIPVEPAVLPLVVRAGGGSVRDSLSVLDQLLGGASADGVSYAHAAALLGYTPDSLLDEMVDAFAAGDGASVFAAVDKVIEVGQDPRRFAEDLLRRLRDLVIVNAVPDAVSSGLVEASGDQAERLQSQAAGLGPGELARAAEVIAAGLTEMRGTTAPRLYLELMCARVLLPGADVDHRGVHARLDRLERRIGMDPAAVQGHTGPKQLRADAVVDAPSGGAGPAGEPVERPRGGRPAAEPRAAESTPTGGAGPAAGGGRPGRAPAPDRSQDDAPPAGARPDRGAAPGSSATDGPAAGAPRPAASAEQDAAGRPQPGGPSSPASSADPTSSVGPESSAEPSSSAEPETSAEPASRPAPTGPGRPGSAPAAGGGGTGARPGRPGSPAAAPTAPTSSGGRGSGGLQVADIRRLWPEVLEEVKRQRRFTWILLSQNSHVMSVDDGVLTLGLTNVGARDSFSRGGSEDVLREALVQVMGADLRVQAIVDDGTPPPPAEATSRPGRPGRPGAGAAEQPVGGPDPWAAAASAPAPAEAPAGVPADDDRGGSGGSGPGHAQPPPDWASEPPPDPAEDSWAPADEPAARTGESPAAGGPAAASGSSTQRPGGSGRDHPSAPDRGATGGSGGGPSAAAPTGQTPSDGSSGRAVRGGGAGSTGGAAAPTSTPSPTRPDIRANIRPTRAGTGREGGPDPDADARRDDTDLDESGASHDELLALHLGAELIAEEREER